In Deltaproteobacteria bacterium, the following are encoded in one genomic region:
- a CDS encoding FGGY-family carbohydrate kinase has protein sequence MIIGAYDFGTTGCKASLCREDGELLATAHHPYPTHFPQEGWVEQDPADWKRAFVRTTAELLETSRIRPGEVACIAFSGHMMGCIPVDKEGAPLSPRAMLWADNRSRAQADRILEAIGWKRFYSDTGGGLDVVLYPAAKIAWIKEHQPDLYRRSAKFIGTKDVICAWLTGNIATDPSDASNTGLLHLKSLAWHEDFLEILGIDLDKMPRILPSTAVVGKLSHEAARTVGLTEGTPVVLGGGDVACGTAGAGAVTEDVPYMCLGSAAWVSVATREPIIDLSARPMTVAHVVPGLFTSQIIMFSAGVAYKWARNEIFLGPESPGREESESFARVDRLAGTSPMGARGVIFLPYLRPGGAPHYDLNARGAFLGLNLTVKKADLVRAILEGIAFNLRIMLEHLEKKGAFKSIRIIGGGAKSDLWRQILAGVLKKDILTLSARQEANTLGAALVGGVGIGVFEGFSAVDRFTRVTGVTSSDPDAASVYDELFQVFSECYGGLRHANESLSRTRASQTVEEEPERGSR, from the coding sequence GTGATCATCGGAGCATACGATTTCGGCACGACTGGTTGCAAGGCTTCTCTCTGCAGAGAGGACGGGGAACTCCTTGCAACGGCCCACCATCCATACCCCACCCACTTTCCCCAAGAGGGATGGGTCGAGCAGGATCCGGCAGACTGGAAAAGGGCCTTTGTCCGCACGACAGCCGAACTGCTCGAGACAAGCCGGATCCGGCCCGGCGAGGTCGCATGTATCGCCTTCAGCGGCCACATGATGGGGTGTATCCCCGTCGACAAGGAGGGGGCACCCCTTTCCCCTCGAGCCATGCTGTGGGCAGACAACCGGAGCCGCGCCCAGGCCGACCGGATCCTGGAGGCGATCGGCTGGAAGAGGTTCTACTCGGACACAGGAGGGGGACTCGATGTGGTGCTGTATCCGGCTGCCAAGATCGCGTGGATCAAGGAGCACCAACCAGACCTCTACCGGCGAAGTGCGAAGTTCATCGGCACAAAAGACGTGATCTGTGCATGGTTGACGGGAAACATAGCCACAGACCCCTCGGATGCATCCAACACGGGACTGCTCCACCTGAAAAGCCTTGCCTGGCACGAGGATTTCTTGGAAATCCTCGGAATTGACCTGGACAAGATGCCCCGGATCCTTCCGAGCACCGCGGTCGTCGGGAAGCTTTCCCACGAGGCCGCCCGTACGGTCGGGCTGACAGAGGGCACACCCGTCGTGTTGGGGGGCGGCGACGTTGCCTGCGGAACCGCTGGTGCAGGAGCCGTCACGGAAGATGTTCCGTACATGTGCCTGGGGTCTGCTGCCTGGGTCTCTGTCGCGACCAGAGAGCCCATCATCGATCTATCGGCACGGCCGATGACCGTGGCTCACGTGGTGCCCGGTCTCTTCACATCACAGATCATCATGTTCAGCGCCGGTGTGGCCTATAAGTGGGCCAGAAACGAGATTTTCCTGGGTCCAGAGTCGCCAGGCCGGGAGGAGTCTGAATCCTTTGCCCGGGTGGATCGGCTCGCCGGCACCTCTCCTATGGGCGCAAGGGGGGTCATTTTCCTCCCCTATCTGCGGCCCGGCGGTGCGCCTCATTATGACCTGAACGCCCGGGGAGCATTTCTCGGGCTCAACCTGACCGTCAAGAAGGCGGACCTGGTCAGGGCGATCCTGGAAGGGATCGCCTTCAACCTCCGCATCATGTTGGAGCACCTCGAGAAAAAGGGCGCTTTCAAAAGCATCCGGATAATCGGCGGAGGAGCAAAGAGCGACCTCTGGCGACAGATACTCGCCGGTGTTCTCAAGAAGGATATCCTTACCCTTTCCGCCCGGCAGGAGGCAAATACCCTGGGAGCCGCCCTGGTCGGAGGGGTTGGAATCGGAGTTTTCGAGGGTTTTTCCGCCGTGGACAGGTTCACCAGGGTCACGGGTGTGACCTCCTCCGACCCGGATGCGGCAAGCGTCTATGACGAACTGTTTCAGGTCTTCAGCGAGTGTTACGGCGGATTGAGGCATGCCAACGAATCGCTGAGCCGGACGCGTGCCTCACAAACAGTCGAGGAGGAACCAGAGAGGGGAAGCAGGTGA